A region of the Myxococcales bacterium genome:
GGCCGCCCCCTCAGCGACATTCTCGAAGACGACGGCTTTCGCATCGAGGGAATCACCCCGACAGAAACCGCGCTCGAGTTCTTGATCGCCGAAATGATCATCAAGGGTCAGGGGGGAACCATGACCCTCGACAGTACTGACGGCCAGGAAACCGTGATCGTGATCGACCTTCCCGCAGTACCCGACTGAACCCGGCACCCTGATTCAACTTCGCGGATCTTTTTCTTGCTCAGTAGAAACTCTGAGCAACGATCGATGTCTTTACTTTCGAGATGCGGAGAACATGCGAGGCGGCAGCCGTTCTCGGGCCAACACAGACCGATCGCTCGGAGAGCCGGATCAACTCTCAAGATTTCGTGTGTTGTTCCGACCACAGAAAGTAATTCAGAACTCAATATCAGAGAAAAGTCCTATTGGTCGAGTCCTGATAATTGAGGAGAGATCCTCTGATTTCTACAGCCAGTACAGAACCGAGCGATGAAAGTGAGTCTCCTGCGCGGCGAAGCCGGCGGCTCAACATTCTGCACGTCGAGGACAACGTCGAAGAAGTCACGCTGACCCGACATCTGCTCTCCCGGAACGACGACATCCAATACGACGTCAAGAACGCCCCCGGTCTCAATGTCGCGGCACAGCACCTGAGCCACATCACCTACGACGCAATGCTGCTGGACCTCAATCTCGGTGACGGCGAGGGGGTCTACACCTTGTTGTGGGCTGCTCCATTCATGTCCAAGCTGCCGGTGATTGTTCTTTCGGGCTCGGACAACGAACGCTTGCGCGACGCGGCGCTCAACGTTGGGGCACAGGACTACCTGGTCAAAGGCAGCTTCAGTCGCGAGTCGCTTTCGGAGGCCATCATCAAGGCGATCGAAAACCATCAACGAGCCGGAGAGGGAAGGCTATCGACTGCGACCGAAGATGAGTCGCAGCGGGAGGCACTACCATGAGCGCAGCCGAAATCCAACTTTCGAACCCCCATTGGCTGATCAGCGAAAAGAAACGCCTGGTGCCGGTCCTTGAAACCAACGCGCTACGCGTCCTCTTGATCGAGGACAGTCGAGAGTACGCCGCCCTCGTCACAAAGACTTTACAGAATCAGAATCTGTGCGAGTTCGCGGTCGAGCGGGCACCTCTATTGGAAACGGCCATTCAAAAACTCGACCGGTCGCGGTTCGACGCTGTTCTGCTCGACTTGACCCTGCCCGACGCCGACGCCGAAACAAGCATCGACATCGTGTGTTCCAGAGTTTCGAATTTCCCGGTGATTGTGCTGACGGCTTCAGAGGACACCAACCTCGCCTTGCTCGCCGGCAAGGCCGGGGCCGACGCGTTCATTCTCAAGGATCGACTCAACCGCAAGACACTGCCGCGGAAGATCTTGGATCTCGTCATGCGCCATCGAGCGAATCGCCCGTTTGAAATGTCATTGGACATGGAAACGGCGCCGATCGAACTGATGGCGATGCTCGGGAGATCCATTTTCACAAGCGAACTCGGGAGCAGCTGCGTCGAGGCC
Encoded here:
- a CDS encoding response regulator; amino-acid sequence: MRRDPLISTASTEPSDESESPARRSRRLNILHVEDNVEEVTLTRHLLSRNDDIQYDVKNAPGLNVAAQHLSHITYDAMLLDLNLGDGEGVYTLLWAAPFMSKLPVIVLSGSDNERLRDAALNVGAQDYLVKGSFSRESLSEAIIKAIENHQRAGEGRLSTATEDESQREALP
- a CDS encoding response regulator, which codes for MSAAEIQLSNPHWLISEKKRLVPVLETNALRVLLIEDSREYAALVTKTLQNQNLCEFAVERAPLLETAIQKLDRSRFDAVLLDLTLPDADAETSIDIVCSRVSNFPVIVLTASEDTNLALLAGKAGADAFILKDRLNRKTLPRKILDLVMRHRANRPFEMSLDMETAPIELMAMLGRSIFTSELGSSCVEAAFPDELIFRDRLTHTIDQARANPRRFAVLNIKLDHLAVLANLTGRSLGEKMVKTAYLCLRDRISNTDTLAQVGESSFALILDGVANTESVNETAMALGACISCARLPEASAKVDVDSIGMTASIGVAMYPDDGRDLDSLLEGAESAQHRSVRAGGSAVRFCRELDLYQDYLENTLR